In one window of Janthinobacterium sp. 1_2014MBL_MicDiv DNA:
- a CDS encoding phage late control D family protein — protein MSEHIPAFKVSIEDKDLTAIVSPRLINLTLTLCRGDESDQLDISLDDSDGKLAMPPRGAQIALALGWQASGLVDMGKFTVDEVEHSGAPDTITLRARSANLIDTFKQQQEHSFHKTTLGAIIEAIAFRNELASGVSARLRDTAIEHIDQTHESDAAFLRRLGRKYDAVATVKNDTLLFIPINDSRTASGKALPVIPITRALGDGHRYHSAESDAYTGVRAFWHDERYAHRRSVVAGVPGNSKRLRTTFANETDARAAAVAEWQRILRGLATFEMSLALGNPAMFPQSPVTVTGFKPEIDATEWLSVKVTHSLGGSGFTTRVEFETKTEAVEAEREDEKDPDEGITGVVAKWKDVAAKKKKAGQEQAGAKGTLKTLEHVYQSKHGAKRAAKLAWEHIKEVREIIRENSEEPWKPAEAASVA, from the coding sequence ATGAGCGAGCATATCCCCGCCTTCAAGGTCAGCATCGAGGACAAGGATTTGACGGCCATCGTCTCGCCGCGGCTGATCAATCTGACCCTGACGCTGTGCCGTGGCGACGAGAGCGACCAGCTCGATATCTCGCTCGACGACAGCGACGGCAAGCTGGCCATGCCGCCGCGTGGCGCGCAGATCGCCCTGGCGCTGGGCTGGCAAGCGTCTGGCCTGGTGGACATGGGCAAGTTCACGGTGGACGAGGTGGAGCACAGCGGCGCGCCCGACACCATCACCCTGCGCGCCAGATCGGCCAACCTGATCGACACCTTTAAACAGCAACAGGAACACAGCTTTCACAAGACCACCCTGGGCGCCATCATTGAGGCGATTGCCTTCCGCAACGAGCTGGCGTCGGGCGTGTCGGCACGCCTGCGCGATACCGCCATCGAGCACATCGACCAGACGCACGAAAGCGATGCGGCCTTCCTGCGCCGGCTGGGCAGGAAATACGACGCGGTGGCCACCGTCAAGAACGACACCTTGCTCTTCATCCCCATCAACGACAGCCGCACGGCCAGCGGCAAGGCGCTGCCGGTCATCCCCATCACGCGCGCCCTGGGCGACGGCCACCGCTACCACAGCGCCGAGAGCGACGCCTACACGGGCGTGCGCGCCTTCTGGCACGACGAGCGCTACGCGCACCGCCGCAGTGTCGTGGCCGGCGTGCCCGGCAACAGCAAGCGCCTGCGCACCACCTTCGCCAATGAAACGGACGCGCGCGCAGCGGCCGTGGCCGAATGGCAGCGCATCCTGCGCGGCCTGGCCACCTTTGAAATGAGCCTGGCCCTGGGCAACCCGGCCATGTTCCCGCAATCGCCCGTGACCGTGACAGGCTTCAAACCCGAGATCGACGCCACCGAGTGGCTATCGGTCAAGGTCACGCACAGCCTGGGCGGTAGCGGCTTTACCACGCGGGTGGAGTTTGAAACGAAAACGGAAGCGGTCGAGGCCGAACGCGAGGACGAGAAAGACCCGGACGAAGGCATCACGGGCGTGGTGGCCAAGTGGAAGGACGTGGCGGCGAAGAAGAAAAAGGCGGGGCAGGAGCAGGCCGGGGCCAAGGGCACGCTTAAGACGCTGGAGCATGTTTACCAGAGCAAGCACGGCGCCAAGCGGGCGGCGAAACTGGCTTGGGAGCACATCAAGGAGGTGCGCGAGATCATTCGGGAAAATAGCGAGGAACCATGGAAGCCGGCAGAGGCGGCTTCAGTAGCGTAG
- a CDS encoding helix-turn-helix domain-containing protein yields the protein MREIIGVRLKAERERLGYNQADFAAIGGASKRTQIDWEQGKQVPNAEFLAAVSAIGVDVLYVVTGQFTPGNLSADESEVVAGYRKMDIRGKAGVLGLIGGMNQPQNLVQPVHHGDIGQNIYGNITGPNTVKMPDKRKKKPI from the coding sequence TTGCGTGAAATAATTGGAGTGCGTCTTAAGGCTGAGCGGGAACGACTTGGCTATAACCAGGCTGATTTTGCGGCAATAGGTGGGGCATCAAAGCGCACGCAGATCGATTGGGAGCAAGGGAAGCAAGTGCCAAACGCGGAGTTTCTAGCTGCTGTTTCGGCAATCGGGGTTGATGTGCTCTATGTTGTGACGGGTCAATTCACGCCTGGGAACTTGAGCGCGGACGAGAGTGAAGTTGTTGCTGGATACCGCAAGATGGATATTCGCGGAAAGGCTGGTGTGCTTGGCTTAATCGGTGGAATGAATCAGCCACAGAACCTTGTGCAGCCAGTGCACCATGGTGATATTGGACAAAATATCTACGGCAATATCACCGGGCCAAATACAGTAAAAATGCCCGATAAGCGTAAGAAGAAACCCATTTGA
- a CDS encoding ogr/Delta-like zinc finger family protein, giving the protein MFKEITYMCQNPDCGHSFVAGLEVLRTLSLSAMPKPDIRIPMSQHARAAATSQLALDLTAGC; this is encoded by the coding sequence ATGTTCAAGGAAATAACCTACATGTGCCAGAACCCCGACTGCGGGCACTCCTTCGTGGCAGGCCTGGAAGTGCTGCGCACCCTCTCGCTGTCCGCCATGCCCAAGCCGGACATCCGCATCCCGATGTCCCAGCATGCGCGCGCGGCAGCCACCAGCCAGCTAGCCCTGGACCTGACGGCGGGCTGCTGA
- a CDS encoding replication endonuclease yields the protein MLSMGIPSRMAAAVQSMFGGLNVLRQRVVDAVLADDHRLPLADSNGAMTGPGAISVAALQAARECYEVCARLHDEHAIKAAIDAICARRGVLPPDDKKTIGGYIARAADHAWWRRALRKELMRRFEHTSIQLGLTYVRADPYVSRETCLAQAAQNEANQKALAAVSAINEHGDVYSLAELAALGMGNKTLRRGELMLRIRGFEEVADKMRHVGMFWTVTCPSKYHSVGGTNAKYTEFGSPTPRAAQAYLADVWKRIRSSLHRRGIRPYGFRIAEPHTDGCPHWHMLLFVAPEHQTAMECVISAYAMHEDRDEPGAIKNRVKLVRIEAGKGTAAGYIAKYVSKNIDGAGVGDHKVFEDGRTYVIAPDMFGNMEFTASQRVTYWSQVWGIRQFQQIGGVPVGVWREFRRLSEESVRNAPEPIREAYRAAQKVESDNPAIAQRADFARFIRAMGGPTVGRQAAIQLAKRAEDVEGRYEQVEAHRPVGVYLAAQPHAVYESTRYRWTIDRAGVALAVPRTGVNKYTQATKAPTDVVPENKKFTSSFNAGRSFDREGAPCARINTEAIYLHHKKRPPGGPSAHLAHLQRKYKKE from the coding sequence ATGCTTTCCATGGGCATACCGTCACGCATGGCCGCCGCCGTGCAGAGCATGTTCGGCGGCTTGAACGTGCTGCGCCAGCGCGTAGTCGATGCTGTGCTGGCCGACGATCACCGCCTGCCGCTGGCCGACAGCAATGGCGCCATGACCGGACCAGGTGCAATATCGGTGGCCGCCTTGCAGGCCGCCCGCGAGTGCTACGAGGTCTGCGCACGCCTGCATGATGAGCACGCCATCAAGGCGGCAATTGATGCGATATGCGCCAGGCGCGGCGTGCTGCCGCCTGACGATAAGAAGACGATAGGCGGCTACATCGCGCGCGCAGCAGATCACGCATGGTGGCGCCGCGCACTGCGCAAGGAATTGATGCGTCGCTTTGAGCACACGTCGATCCAGCTGGGCCTGACCTACGTGCGCGCTGATCCGTATGTCAGCCGTGAAACGTGCCTGGCACAAGCGGCGCAAAACGAGGCAAACCAGAAGGCACTGGCAGCCGTCTCGGCCATCAACGAGCACGGCGACGTCTACAGTCTGGCCGAACTGGCCGCGCTGGGCATGGGCAACAAAACCCTGCGCCGAGGCGAATTGATGCTGCGCATACGCGGCTTCGAAGAAGTGGCCGACAAGATGCGCCACGTCGGCATGTTCTGGACGGTCACTTGTCCCAGCAAATACCACTCGGTGGGCGGCACGAACGCGAAGTACACGGAATTCGGCAGCCCGACGCCGCGCGCGGCGCAGGCCTATCTGGCGGACGTATGGAAGCGTATCCGGTCATCGCTGCACCGTCGCGGTATCCGCCCCTACGGCTTCCGAATTGCTGAGCCGCACACGGACGGATGCCCGCACTGGCACATGCTGCTGTTCGTCGCGCCTGAGCACCAGACCGCGATGGAATGCGTGATAAGCGCCTACGCCATGCATGAAGACCGTGACGAGCCAGGCGCCATCAAAAACCGCGTCAAGCTGGTGAGGATCGAGGCCGGAAAAGGCACGGCGGCGGGCTATATCGCCAAATACGTCAGCAAGAACATCGACGGCGCCGGGGTGGGGGATCACAAGGTATTCGAAGACGGCAGAACCTACGTCATCGCGCCCGATATGTTCGGCAATATGGAATTCACCGCCTCCCAGCGCGTCACGTACTGGTCGCAGGTGTGGGGCATTCGCCAGTTCCAGCAGATCGGCGGCGTGCCGGTGGGCGTGTGGCGCGAGTTCCGCCGCCTGTCGGAGGAGTCGGTGCGCAATGCGCCTGAGCCTATCCGCGAAGCCTATCGGGCCGCGCAGAAAGTGGAGTCCGACAATCCGGCCATCGCCCAGCGCGCCGACTTCGCCCGCTTCATACGGGCCATGGGCGGGCCTACCGTGGGCCGCCAGGCCGCGATACAGCTTGCCAAGCGGGCAGAGGACGTCGAAGGGCGCTATGAGCAGGTGGAGGCGCACAGGCCCGTAGGTGTGTATCTGGCGGCGCAGCCGCATGCGGTCTACGAGTCCACCCGGTACCGCTGGACGATAGACCGGGCCGGGGTGGCCCTTGCCGTTCCTCGGACTGGTGTAAATAAGTATACGCAGGCAACGAAAGCGCCGACGGACGTAGTGCCAGAAAACAAAAAATTCACTTCGTCTTTCAACGCTGGACGGAGTTTTGATAGGGAGGGCGCGCCATGCGCCCGGATTAATACCGAAGCCATCTACCTGCACCACAAAAAACGGCCACCAGGCGGGCCAAGCGCGCATTTGGCGCATCTGCAACGCAAATATAAAAAGGAGTGA
- a CDS encoding DUF4224 domain-containing protein — protein sequence MKMFLDMDELRELTARQQHSAQAKVMRAMGIEHRARPDGSLAVLRSHVEQVLGAAPGQRRQRSSVEPNWGALNAARA from the coding sequence ATGAAAATGTTTCTTGATATGGACGAGCTGCGCGAACTGACCGCACGCCAGCAACACAGCGCGCAGGCGAAGGTTATGCGTGCCATGGGCATCGAGCATCGTGCGCGCCCTGATGGCAGCCTTGCTGTGCTGCGCTCGCACGTCGAGCAAGTACTCGGCGCCGCACCAGGGCAGCGCCGCCAGCGCTCCTCCGTTGAACCGAACTGGGGAGCACTCAATGCCGCGCGCGCGTAA
- a CDS encoding tyrosine-type recombinase/integrase: MPRARNKENQGLPRRWRHTHGGYYYQVPPGHEGAWDGKKTFRLGRTLSEAYTEWANRIKYIDDAKTIGQLMERYALQVIPEKKITTQTHNKTTLKPIQAAFGAMGLLDIKPRHIYQFIDRSEAKTAARRQMEVLSHALTKAVEWGLIDRHPFKGEVRLKGEKARTRYVEDWEILECLSLDSKRKVGSILAVQAYIRIALLTGMRRGDLLRLTVADLKENGVHVTPRKTQDSTGKSLIIEWSDELRSAIGSALEARPVKLTPYIFCNRNGECYFDERSGRAGGWESLWRGFTERVMKETGVVEKFTEHDLRAKCASDASSLEHARILLSHANVHITERVYRRKPELVRPVR, translated from the coding sequence ATGCCGCGCGCGCGTAACAAGGAAAATCAAGGGCTGCCACGCCGCTGGCGCCATACGCATGGCGGGTACTATTACCAAGTCCCCCCTGGCCATGAAGGCGCCTGGGATGGAAAGAAGACGTTTCGTTTGGGTCGTACTCTGTCAGAGGCGTACACGGAATGGGCCAACCGTATCAAGTACATCGATGACGCGAAAACCATTGGGCAGTTGATGGAGCGGTACGCCCTGCAAGTCATCCCTGAAAAGAAGATCACAACGCAGACCCACAACAAAACAACGTTGAAGCCGATCCAGGCAGCCTTCGGCGCCATGGGCCTGCTGGACATCAAGCCTCGCCACATTTACCAGTTCATTGATCGTAGCGAGGCCAAGACTGCAGCCAGACGCCAGATGGAAGTGCTTTCCCATGCATTGACTAAGGCAGTGGAATGGGGACTTATTGATCGACATCCATTTAAAGGTGAGGTACGCTTAAAAGGGGAGAAGGCGCGTACTAGATATGTCGAGGACTGGGAGATCTTGGAATGCTTGTCACTTGACTCGAAGAGAAAAGTTGGGAGCATTCTGGCCGTCCAAGCATACATACGCATCGCTTTACTAACCGGCATGCGGCGTGGAGATTTGCTGCGTCTTACGGTAGCTGATTTGAAGGAAAATGGCGTCCACGTCACACCAAGAAAAACACAAGATTCGACAGGTAAGAGTTTGATCATTGAGTGGTCAGATGAGTTGCGCTCCGCGATTGGTAGCGCCCTTGAAGCACGCCCCGTCAAGCTGACTCCCTACATCTTCTGCAATCGTAATGGTGAGTGCTACTTTGACGAGCGTAGCGGTCGGGCCGGTGGGTGGGAATCGCTGTGGCGCGGGTTCACAGAGCGGGTCATGAAAGAGACAGGAGTGGTCGAAAAATTTACAGAGCATGACCTACGTGCAAAATGTGCTAGTGATGCATCCTCTCTGGAGCATGCTAGAATACTCCTCTCACATGCAAACGTTCACATCACGGAACGCGTCTACAGACGAAAGCCAGAGCTTGTACGTCCAGTCCGTTAA
- a CDS encoding TPR end-of-group domain-containing protein — protein sequence MEGKLMILRNVVFRCGVFLSLALAQSICAAQASSPPAGAPQVAKPQQQPPNSATQLNALPPAIPAVAPAPVIATSTGVAPPAMVTPGDILALSRIVLDTSREHSQASADRMQMLMYFFGALGALVAFFGFREWKAVIKPTKDKLERLETAHAGHIEEQKNKFDEIVRAHKNDLDAQMQAVKGDHQLQMQAVKTDHETQMQKMVEEFTSRMHRNAVALIASQLIWDVIDRSEREHISEAVKEDLYRDVVSRVDKVCGPGDDLMDGYLTAILLIRKAYVLKRLGEFAFAYETTVRALAVAGENPHVSWLYNAACYAALASLPDQCCEYLTKAVQVSAEMREDARTDSDFDSVKTLDAFIALVG from the coding sequence TTGGAAGGCAAATTAATGATTTTAAGAAACGTAGTATTTCGTTGCGGGGTTTTCTTGAGTCTGGCTTTAGCACAATCTATTTGTGCTGCTCAAGCTAGCTCGCCTCCAGCAGGTGCACCTCAAGTAGCAAAACCCCAGCAGCAACCGCCTAATTCAGCGACGCAATTGAACGCGTTGCCGCCCGCTATTCCTGCAGTGGCGCCTGCACCAGTCATTGCTACGTCGACTGGCGTTGCTCCTCCTGCAATGGTCACCCCAGGAGATATTCTGGCATTGTCAAGAATTGTATTAGATACGTCACGCGAGCACTCTCAAGCATCTGCTGACCGAATGCAAATGCTGATGTACTTCTTCGGTGCACTGGGTGCTCTTGTGGCTTTTTTTGGATTCCGAGAGTGGAAGGCAGTAATTAAGCCAACAAAAGATAAGCTTGAGAGGCTGGAGACTGCACATGCGGGACACATCGAAGAGCAAAAGAATAAATTTGATGAGATTGTTCGTGCGCACAAAAATGATCTTGATGCGCAGATGCAGGCGGTAAAGGGAGATCATCAGTTGCAGATGCAGGCAGTGAAAACTGACCATGAAACACAAATGCAAAAAATGGTTGAGGAGTTTACAAGCCGCATGCATCGTAATGCGGTAGCGCTTATTGCCTCGCAGTTGATATGGGATGTCATTGACAGGTCTGAACGGGAACATATCAGCGAAGCCGTGAAAGAGGACCTTTACCGCGATGTAGTTAGTCGTGTTGATAAAGTGTGCGGGCCAGGAGATGACTTGATGGATGGCTACTTAACTGCAATATTGCTCATTCGTAAGGCTTATGTGCTTAAACGATTAGGGGAGTTTGCTTTCGCCTATGAGACAACGGTACGTGCGTTGGCGGTAGCAGGTGAGAATCCACATGTTTCCTGGCTCTACAATGCGGCTTGTTATGCTGCTCTAGCAAGCTTGCCCGATCAGTGCTGTGAGTATTTGACGAAGGCCGTGCAAGTGAGTGCGGAAATGCGTGAGGACGCGAGGACTGACTCAGATTTCGATAGTGTCAAGACACTCGACGCGTTCATCGCACTGGTTGGCTAA
- the acs gene encoding acetate--CoA ligase, with amino-acid sequence MAGTENQGQGTEQQGPEESRVFNPSAAFAAQATISGMDAYRAMVADAERDYEGFWAKLARENLSWKKPFTRTLNEDNAPFYKWFEDGQLNVSYNCLDRNIENGLGDKTAIIFEADDGTVTKASYTELHAQVCKFANGLKAKGISKGDRVIIYMSMSVEGVAAMQACARIGATHSVVFGGFSAKSLQERIIDAGAVAVITGDEQLRGGKKLPLKAIVDEALALGGCDSVKNVIVYKRTGSDLPMVAGRDTWLHDLVEGQSAQCEPEWVDAEHPLFILYTSGSTGTPKGVQHSSGGYLLWAALTMKWSFDIKPDDVFWCTADIGWVTGHSYIAYGPMAVGATQVVFEGIPTYPNAGRFWETIKKHNVSIFYTAPTAIRSLIKAADVDPKVHPSNYDLSSLRLLGSVGEPINPEAWMWYYKNIGGEKCPIVDTFWQTETGGHMITPLPGATPMVPGSCTLPLPGIMAAIVDEAGQDVPNGQGGILVVKRPWPSMIRTIWNNPERFKSSYFPEELGGKMYLAGDGAIRNKDTGYFTITGRIDDVLNVSGHRMGTMEIESALVANPLVAEAAVVGRPDDTTGESICAFVVLKQARPTGEEAKKLALELRNWVGKEIGPIAKPKEIRFGDNLPKTRSGKIMRRLLRVLAKGETITQDVSTLENPAILEQLKEAS; translated from the coding sequence ATGGCCGGTACAGAAAACCAAGGGCAGGGCACGGAACAGCAGGGACCAGAAGAGTCGCGCGTATTTAACCCATCGGCAGCGTTTGCCGCGCAGGCAACGATTTCCGGCATGGACGCCTACCGCGCCATGGTGGCCGACGCCGAGCGCGACTACGAAGGCTTCTGGGCCAAGCTGGCGCGCGAAAACCTGAGCTGGAAGAAGCCGTTCACCCGCACCCTGAACGAAGACAACGCCCCATTCTACAAATGGTTCGAAGACGGCCAGCTCAACGTGTCGTACAACTGCCTCGACCGCAACATCGAAAATGGCCTGGGCGACAAGACGGCCATCATCTTCGAAGCGGACGACGGCACCGTCACCAAGGCCAGCTACACGGAATTGCACGCCCAGGTCTGCAAATTTGCCAATGGCCTGAAAGCCAAAGGTATTAGCAAAGGTGATCGCGTGATCATCTATATGTCGATGTCCGTCGAAGGCGTTGCCGCCATGCAAGCCTGCGCGCGCATCGGCGCCACGCACTCCGTCGTCTTCGGCGGCTTTTCCGCGAAGTCCTTGCAGGAACGCATCATCGACGCGGGCGCCGTGGCCGTCATCACGGGCGACGAGCAATTGCGTGGCGGCAAGAAACTGCCGCTGAAAGCCATCGTCGACGAAGCGCTGGCGCTGGGTGGCTGCGATTCCGTGAAGAACGTCATCGTGTACAAGCGCACGGGCAGCGACTTGCCGATGGTGGCCGGCCGCGACACGTGGCTGCACGACCTGGTCGAAGGCCAGAGCGCGCAATGCGAGCCGGAATGGGTCGATGCCGAGCATCCCCTGTTCATCTTGTATACCTCCGGCTCGACCGGCACGCCGAAGGGCGTGCAGCACTCGAGCGGCGGCTACCTGCTGTGGGCCGCGCTGACGATGAAGTGGAGTTTCGACATCAAGCCCGACGACGTCTTCTGGTGCACGGCCGACATCGGCTGGGTGACGGGCCACAGCTACATCGCGTATGGCCCGATGGCCGTGGGCGCCACGCAAGTGGTGTTCGAAGGCATCCCGACCTACCCGAACGCGGGCCGTTTCTGGGAAACCATCAAGAAGCACAATGTCAGCATTTTCTACACGGCCCCCACGGCCATCCGTTCACTGATCAAGGCGGCCGACGTCGACCCGAAAGTGCATCCAAGCAACTACGACTTGAGCAGCTTGCGCCTGCTGGGCTCCGTCGGCGAGCCGATCAATCCGGAAGCGTGGATGTGGTACTACAAGAACATCGGCGGCGAGAAATGCCCGATCGTCGATACCTTCTGGCAAACGGAAACGGGTGGCCACATGATCACCCCGCTGCCGGGCGCGACGCCGATGGTCCCCGGTTCCTGCACGCTGCCATTGCCGGGCATCATGGCCGCCATCGTCGACGAAGCGGGCCAGGACGTGCCGAACGGCCAGGGCGGCATCCTCGTGGTGAAGCGCCCATGGCCATCGATGATCCGCACGATCTGGAACAATCCCGAGCGTTTCAAGTCCAGCTATTTCCCGGAAGAACTGGGTGGCAAGATGTACCTGGCAGGCGACGGCGCCATCCGCAACAAGGATACGGGCTATTTCACCATCACGGGCCGCATCGATGACGTGCTGAACGTGTCGGGCCACCGCATGGGCACGATGGAAATCGAATCGGCCCTGGTGGCCAACCCGCTGGTGGCCGAAGCGGCCGTGGTGGGCCGTCCGGACGACACGACCGGTGAATCGATCTGCGCCTTCGTCGTCTTGAAGCAGGCGCGTCCGACCGGCGAGGAAGCGAAGAAGCTGGCCCTGGAGCTGCGCAACTGGGTCGGCAAGGAAATCGGCCCGATCGCCAAGCCGAAGGAAATCCGTTTCGGCGACAACCTGCCGAAAACCCGCTCCGGCAAAATCATGCGCCGCCTGTTGCGCGTGCTGGCCAAGGGCGAGACGATCACGCAAGACGTCTCGACCCTGGAAAACCCGGCCATCCTGGAGCAGTTGAAGGAAGCGTCCTGA
- a CDS encoding YqhA family protein, with protein sequence MIDHLPPSAKHTKLRPLSAFIFMSRWLQLPLYLGLILAQCVYVFHFWVELSDLIGAVFGNDAALQHVLTAVAVPGSALPTKLNEATIMLVVLGLIDVVMISNLLIMVIIGGYETFVSRMHLDDHPDQPEWLSHVNASVLKTKLAMAIIGISSIHLLKTFINANSYKIEVIIAQTVIHMVFILSAMAIAYTDRIMTVTQNQARNH encoded by the coding sequence ATGATCGACCACCTACCACCGTCTGCCAAACATACCAAGCTGCGCCCACTGTCCGCCTTCATCTTCATGTCGCGCTGGCTGCAGTTGCCGCTGTACCTGGGCCTGATCCTCGCACAATGCGTGTATGTATTCCATTTCTGGGTGGAATTGTCCGACCTGATCGGCGCCGTGTTCGGCAATGATGCCGCCTTGCAGCACGTGCTGACGGCCGTTGCCGTGCCGGGCAGCGCCCTGCCGACCAAGCTCAACGAAGCGACCATCATGCTGGTGGTATTAGGCCTGATCGACGTGGTCATGATTTCGAACCTGCTGATCATGGTCATTATCGGCGGCTACGAAACCTTCGTTTCGCGCATGCACCTCGATGACCACCCAGACCAGCCGGAATGGTTGTCGCATGTAAATGCTTCCGTGCTGAAGACGAAATTAGCGATGGCCATCATCGGCATCTCGTCCATCCACCTGCTGAAGACGTTTATCAACGCCAACTCGTACAAGATCGAAGTGATCATCGCGCAAACGGTGATCCACATGGTCTTCATCCTGTCGGCGATGGCGATTGCCTACACGGACCGCATCATGACGGTCACGCAAAACCAGGCACGCAACCATTGA
- a CDS encoding fumarate hydratase yields MTVIKQEDLIESVAAALQYISYYHPADYIEHLARAYAAEQSPAAKDAIAQILTNSRMCAEGKRPICQDTGIVNVFLKIGMGVRFEGFSGTVTDAVNEGVRRAYNFDDNKLRASIVADPHFDRKNTKDNTPAVVHMELVEGNTVDVKVAAKGGGSENKSKMIMMNPSDSLVDWVMKTVPTMGAGWCPPGMLGIGIGGTAEKAMLMAKEVLMEDIDMFELKQRGPQNKLEELRIELCDKINSLGIGAQGLGGLTTVLDVKIMMHPTHAASKPVAMIPNCAATRHGHFVLDGSGPAYMEPPSLSSWPEVHWTPDTEKSKRVDLNTLTKEEVASWTPGQTLLLNGKMLTGRDAAHKRIQDMLAKGEELPVDFKNRVIYYVGPVDPVRDEAVGPAGPTTATRMDKFTDMMLEKTGLIAMIGKAERGPVAIESIQKHQSAYLMAVGGAAYLVSKAIKHAKVLGFADMGMEAIYEFDVVDMPVTVAVDAKGTSVHNTGPKEWQAKIEQLNSSVSQIPVTVA; encoded by the coding sequence ATGACTGTCATAAAGCAAGAAGACCTGATCGAATCCGTCGCCGCAGCGTTGCAGTACATTAGCTACTACCACCCTGCAGATTACATCGAGCACCTGGCGCGCGCCTACGCGGCCGAGCAAAGCCCGGCGGCAAAAGATGCGATCGCGCAAATCCTGACCAACTCGCGCATGTGCGCGGAAGGCAAGCGTCCTATCTGCCAGGACACGGGTATCGTCAACGTCTTCCTGAAAATCGGCATGGGCGTGCGCTTCGAGGGCTTCTCCGGCACGGTCACCGACGCCGTCAACGAAGGCGTGCGCCGCGCGTACAACTTCGACGACAACAAGCTGCGCGCCTCCATCGTGGCCGACCCGCATTTCGACCGCAAGAACACCAAGGACAACACGCCAGCCGTCGTGCACATGGAACTGGTCGAAGGCAATACCGTCGACGTGAAAGTCGCTGCCAAGGGCGGCGGCTCGGAAAACAAATCCAAGATGATCATGATGAACCCGTCCGATTCGCTGGTGGACTGGGTCATGAAGACCGTGCCGACCATGGGCGCCGGCTGGTGTCCGCCTGGCATGCTGGGTATCGGCATCGGCGGCACGGCCGAAAAAGCCATGCTGATGGCGAAGGAAGTGTTGATGGAAGACATCGACATGTTTGAGCTGAAACAACGCGGCCCGCAGAACAAACTGGAAGAATTGCGTATCGAGCTGTGCGACAAGATCAACTCGCTGGGCATCGGCGCGCAAGGCCTGGGCGGCCTGACGACCGTGCTCGACGTGAAAATCATGATGCACCCGACGCACGCCGCGTCGAAGCCGGTCGCCATGATCCCGAACTGCGCCGCCACGCGCCACGGCCACTTCGTGCTCGACGGCTCGGGTCCGGCCTATATGGAACCGCCATCGCTGTCGTCGTGGCCGGAAGTGCACTGGACGCCGGACACGGAAAAATCCAAGCGCGTCGACCTCAACACGCTGACGAAAGAAGAAGTCGCTTCGTGGACGCCGGGCCAGACCCTGCTGTTGAACGGCAAGATGCTGACGGGCCGCGACGCCGCGCACAAGCGCATCCAGGACATGCTGGCCAAGGGCGAGGAATTGCCCGTCGACTTCAAGAACCGCGTCATCTACTACGTCGGCCCGGTCGATCCCGTGCGCGACGAAGCCGTCGGCCCGGCCGGTCCGACCACCGCCACGCGCATGGACAAGTTCACCGACATGATGCTGGAAAAAACCGGCCTGATCGCCATGATCGGCAAGGCCGAGCGCGGCCCCGTCGCCATCGAATCGATCCAGAAGCACCAGTCGGCTTACCTGATGGCCGTCGGCGGCGCCGCCTACCTGGTGTCGAAAGCCATCAAGCACGCCAAGGTGCTGGGCTTTGCCGACATGGGCATGGAAGCCATCTACGAATTCGACGTCGTCGACATGCCGGTGACGGTGGCCGTGGATGCGAAAGGTACTTCGGTGCACAACACGGGTCCGAAGGAATGGCAGGCGAAGATCGAGCAGCTCAATAGCAGCGTCAGCCAGATCCCCGTGACGGTCGCTTAA